From the Aerococcus viridans genome, the window TGCCCAAACGTTTAGAAGTGACAACACCTGCTAGGATTGAATCGTTAACGTTTAAGGCTGTACGGCCCATGTCAACAATTGGTTCAATTGAAACCATTAAACCAATGATTTCTACTGGTAGGCCTAGGGTACCGAATACGATTAGTGATGCGAAGGTTGCACCACCACCAACACCGGCTACACCGAATGATGAAATAACGATAGTACCAATAATGGTTAACCAAACCATTGGGTCAGATAGGTCCATACCCACTGTTGGGGCTACGATGGCTACTAACATGGTTGGGTAGATACCAGCACAACCGTTTTGACCGATGGATAAACCAAAGGTACCGGCGAAGTTAGCTGTTGCATCTTCTACACCTAAAGCTTCTGTTTGTGTCTGGATGTTCATTGGTAATGTCCCACCACTTGAACGTGATGTAAAGGCAAATCCTAATACAGGAGATGCTTTCTTGAAGTAGTTGATTGGGTTGACTTTGAAACCAGCTAAGATCAAGGCATGAATTGCGAACATGATAATAATGGCTACGTAAGCTGCGATAACGAATGTGGCCATATTCAATAGGGCTTGGAAGCTTGATGATGCCATGGCTTTCACCATTAAGGCAAAGATACCATAAGGCGCCATTCTCAAGACTAATGTCACGATACGTGAAACGATGGCGTCTAACATATCGATCATTTTCTTAAAGTATGAAGCTTCTTCTGGGTGTTTTCTTGCGATACCTAGATAAGCGACACCAACGAAGGCTGAGAAGATTACTACTGCGATGTTACTTGATTGACGTAAGCCCGCTAAGTCTTCAAAGATATTTGTTGGGATAAATGACAGGATTTGTTGCGGTAGGGTTGTATCAGCGATTTCAGCTTGGCGCTCTTGGATATAAGCGATCCGTGCTGTTTCGGCTGCCCCCTGGGTAAATTCTGCACCGTCTAAGTTGAATAGTAAGGCAATGGATAAGCCAATAACGGATGCAACGGCTACTGTGATAATTAATACAGCTAGGACGTTGAAACCTATTTTGCCAAGGTTCTTCTCACCTTCTACTCGGGTAAAGGCGCGGACTAGTGAAACGAAGATTAATGGTACAACAAGCATTTGCAAGAAGGATACGTATCCGTTCCCGATGATGTTGACCCAATCTAAAATTGTTGTGGTTGTACTTGAGTCGGAACCAAATAGTAATTGAATAATAATACCAAAAACAATCCCAATACCTAATCCGATAAAGACACGGTTTGAATATTTCACGTGTTTCCCTGCTAAACGGTTTAGGAATAACAATACAAGTACAAAAATAGCTAATGTAATGATAACTGCCATCTTGTCTTCCTCCTGAATATTGATATAAATGTGGTGCTGATTAAGAATCAGCAGATCCAATTACATCATTCAACTGGTCATTCAAAATGCCAATGAATCGTTCGGCTTCGCTAGATAGTTTACGGTATTTGTTTTGAATGTAAATAATATGGTTGTCTTCAACATCTGTAACAGGGACGGTGGTCATCATGTCACGGAATGGTGAAGTCAATATACCTGTACCCACTAGGATAGCGTCGGTTTTCACTAAGACATTAATCGAAGTCGCCCGGTCGCTGACGTAAATGGTTGATTGTGTAGAGCCCTCTCCCAGGTCCAATGCTTCCTCAGTTAATTGAGCTGAGGAACCTTGTGTCTGTTCGAATGTAACAGATGGATAGGCCAGCAAATCTGCTTGGGTTAGGCTTTCTCTACCTGCTAAGGGATGTTGTTTACCGACGAAAACATGGGGTTGAAAGGCCCCGATTTCTGTATAGCTCAACTCGTTATGGTTTAGGTACTGCTTAATGACCTTTTGGTTGTAAGCATTCATGTATAAAATCCCGATTTCAGAATAGGCATTTTTGACATTTTCCATTACATCAGTTGTTGAGGTTTCTAATAAACGATAATGGTGGGCGCGATCTTCATCATTTGCAACTAATACCGCAAAAGCTTCTGACACAAAGTCATAATGCTGACTAGATACAGAAAACAATTTTTTTCGGTCGGCATCTAAGTAACGATTCTCCATAATGGATACCTGCGACAAGACGTCACGAGCGTACGATAAGAATTCGCTACCTTCTTCAGTAATGAAGATACCGCGTTTTGTGCGCTCGAAGATTTGTAAGTCATACATTTCTTCCAACTCACGAATGGCCGTTGATAAAGAAGATTGCGCCATGAACAGCCGTCTAGCCGCCTCACGGAATGATCCGCTATCAGCGACGACAACAGCATATTTTAGTTTTTGAAAGTTCATGGCTCTCTCCATCCTTCCCTTGTGAACTCCTACACTCACAATTTACTATATTACACTAATCAAATTCATTTTTCACTATTACTGCTCACAGATAATCACTTTTTTTAACGTTAAAAGCTTGGTTAATATCTGCCACTAAATCATCACTATTTTCAATCCCTGTTGATATCCGTAAAACCTTGTCAGTTAGGCCGTATTGCGCCCGTAATTCAGTTGGGATATCCGCATGCGTTTGTGTTTCTGGGTAAGTAATTAAACTTTCTACCCCACCTAAACTCTCTGCAAAAGTAAAAATCTTCAAGCTGTTCAAGGCATCGCGAATAATTCCAGCGTCTTTCACTGCGAATGATACCATACCCCCGCGTCCTGAGTAATACACTTTCTCAATTGCTGGGTGGTTTTCTAAAGCTTCTACCAAGGCTTTGGCGTTCTTTTCATGTTGTTGCAAGCGAACTGCCAAGGTTTTTAGTCCACGCACGATCAACCAACAGGCAAAAGGATCTAAAGTTGCCCCTGTTGTATTCAATTGGAAGGCTAATTTTTCATTGATATCTTGACCCTTGCTGGCTACTAAACCACCTAAGACATCATTGTGACCACCAATATATTTCGTTGCTGAATGGATGACAACATCCGCCCCTTCTTCAAGTGGGCGTTGGATGAGTGGTGTGTAGAAAGTATTGTCTACAACAACTACAGCACCAACTACATGGGCACGTTTAGATATTTCCGCAATATCAAATTCCACCATCATTGGATTAGTTGGTGTTTCGATGAAGACTAATTTCGGTCCTTTTTCAATTTCAGCGTACACTTCATCTTCTGTTAAACAGTAAGTGAAGTTGCAGAAGCCCTTTTCCTCCATGTGATGGAAGTAACGGTATGAGCCACCATATAAATCTTGTAGGGTAACGACTGTATCTCCATGTGATAATAAGCCTTCAATAACTAATTGAATAGCTGCCATACCTGATGACGTAGCAAACCCTTGTTCACCATACTCCAAAACTGCAATTGCTTCTTGCAAGACGTCACGAGTTGGGTTGGCCGTACGCGTATAGTCGTAACCAGTAGATTCACCTAGGCCTGGGTGTTTATAGGCTGTTGAGAAATATAGTGGCGTGTTAATCGCACCATAAGCCTTGTCACTACGGTTACCAATTTGTGCAAGCAAAGTTTCAATATGTCGTTCTGTCATCGTCATTACCGTCCTTCTATTAAAATTCAATTAAATTCCGTTATCGCTTTTATCAATCATAACATGGTTTAAATGATTAAAATTTATGGATATTAGAACGGTGCTGTTCGCTACAAACGAACACAATCAAGTTGTTGATTGGACGACATTTTCCCACAGCAAAAAGGACCATCAACCATTAAGCTGATAGCCCTTCCGCCAATAAGAATATTGGATTATTTAAAATCTACGTATACGATAACGCCATTCGCGTCTTTGGCGGTTACATGATTTGCTTCTTCAGCAACTACACGACCGTTAGCTTTTAATTTTGCTACGATGTTATTGTATAATTCTTGGTTATGGTAAGTTAATGTGTATGCTGCTATACCAGTTTGGTCTTCAGCGTAAGGTACCATCGATTCTGCACCCCAAGCGTTTACGGCGATGTGGTGGTGGTAGTCAGAGTATGAAGTAAAGTGGACATTATTCGTGAAGCCCATTTGCTCTTCTAAGACCATTTCATCTGTTAAGAAACCGAAGAAGTCTTCTACTTTAGCTGATGATAAGTGTAAGTGACCGATGATTGTCCCTTCAGCGAAGAATGCTTGTGGTTCGTCAGATGAACGGCTAGCTAATACGCCTTCTGCATCCATTGGTTCAGTCACACCAGTTACCCCTCCGTTTGGACCATGTGTCCATTGGTCAGCAATACGATCAGCGTAAATTTCAATACCATTGTCTTCTGGATCTTGTAAGTATAATGCTTCTGAGTAAGAGTGGTCTGAAGCACCTGATAATTGTGTTTGGTTTAATAACATACGATATAAAACGTCACCTAAAGCGGCACGAGAAGGTAACAACCAAGCTGTGTGGAATAGACCATTTTTCGGACCAGTGATTAATTTGTAGTCTGCTTTACCGTCTAAGATTAATTGCGGTGCATCTTGCCCTTTGAAACCTAATTCAACGATACCTTCAGTTTCTTCATCTTTTAAGATTTCTAAACCGATCACTTCGTTGTAGTAGCGTTTCATTTTGTTTAAGTTTTTTACGCGGTAAGTAACTGTTGAGATTGTAACATCATTAAAAAACTGTTTTTCCATTTTATATTTCCACCTTTTATTTTGCTTATATATACGAATTGAGTTTGCTTCAACTATTATCATTAAATTTTGATTTAACAACTTATTTTTTTAAAAAAATACTTACTAAAAGTAAGCTCATATACAGTATACTTTTTTTTTCTCAGTAGTAAACACTCTTGCTTCTTTCTTCTCATATTTTTTGGTATCCCGAATAAAAAAGCCAAAACTTTACTAATTCTAATGAAATGCTATACCAAATGTTTTATAATAAAAGTGGAATATAAGAAGAAATGGAGTGAATGTGAATGTTTGAATGGTTTGCAAGTGCCAACCCGATTTTACAAGCTACGCTGGCCGGCGTCTTTACTTGGTTAATGACGACTTTAGGTTCAGCATTGGTATTTTTCTTTAATGAAATTAACCGTCGTGTATTGGATATTATGAATGGATTTGCTGCTGGGGTTATGATCGCCGCAAGTTTCTGGTCACTTCTTGCCCCATCAATTGAATATGCAGAGGCAGGTGGGTGGGGCCGTTTTGCCTTTGTACCAGCCTTAATTGGTTTTATCGTAGGGGGACTTTTCCTACGTTTGATCGATTACATCACCCCCCATTTACATATGGGACAAATTAAAATGGATGCTGAAGGACCTAAGACCAAGTTGCCAGCAACAACCTTGTTATTCTTAGCCGTAACCATCCACAACATCCCCGAAGGTCTATCTGTTGGGGTAGCATACGGGGCCAACGAATTTAATGCTGCAAGTCTGGCTTCTGCCTTGGGATTAACCATGGGGATTGGGCTACAAAACTTCCCTGAAGGGGCAGCCTTATCTATGCCAATCCGCGCAGAAGGTGCCAGCAAATGGCGTGCCTTCCGGTTGGGTCAAGCATCTGCCCTAGTAGAAATCGTCGGTGCCGCTTTAGGCGCTATACTGGTTTCTCAAGTGACTGTTATCTTACCTTATGCACTAGCCTTTGCAGCAGGTGCCATGGTCTTCGTTTGTGTGGAACAACTGATTCCTAGATCACAATCGCATGGTAACTCAGATATCGCCACCGTCGCCCTACTTATTGGCTTTGGTGTCATGATGACCCTAGACGTTGCTTTAGGTTAAATCCCTTGCAAAACGTTTTGTAAAAAGACTACCGCAATAAAACCCATCAACCAGACGCAAACAGCGTACACCAGGTTGATGGGTTATTTTTTGTATATTTAAGACAGGTATTTTTAAAAAATGACTGTCTGTTAGAATTTCACATCCGCGTCTTGCATGGCTTTTTGAATGTAAGCTGCCGACTCATGCAATTTTTCCTCTTCCCAAGTATTCAAGCTAACGGGTAGTCGTTTTTCCACGCCATTAACCCCAATAATACATGGCATTGATAGGGC encodes:
- a CDS encoding L-cystine transporter; its protein translation is MAVIITLAIFVLVLLFLNRLAGKHVKYSNRVFIGLGIGIVFGIIIQLLFGSDSSTTTTILDWVNIIGNGYVSFLQMLVVPLIFVSLVRAFTRVEGEKNLGKIGFNVLAVLIITVAVASVIGLSIALLFNLDGAEFTQGAAETARIAYIQERQAEIADTTLPQQILSFIPTNIFEDLAGLRQSSNIAVVIFSAFVGVAYLGIARKHPEEASYFKKMIDMLDAIVSRIVTLVLRMAPYGIFALMVKAMASSSFQALLNMATFVIAAYVAIIIMFAIHALILAGFKVNPINYFKKASPVLGFAFTSRSSGGTLPMNIQTQTEALGVEDATANFAGTFGLSIGQNGCAGIYPTMLVAIVAPTVGMDLSDPMVWLTIIGTIVISSFGVAGVGGGATFASLIVFGTLGLPVEIIGLMVSIEPIVDMGRTALNVNDSILAGVVTSKRLGTLNEDVFNNPDAQIEVG
- a CDS encoding LysR family transcriptional regulator, whose amino-acid sequence is MNFQKLKYAVVVADSGSFREAARRLFMAQSSLSTAIRELEEMYDLQIFERTKRGIFITEEGSEFLSYARDVLSQVSIMENRYLDADRKKLFSVSSQHYDFVSEAFAVLVANDEDRAHHYRLLETSTTDVMENVKNAYSEIGILYMNAYNQKVIKQYLNHNELSYTEIGAFQPHVFVGKQHPLAGRESLTQADLLAYPSVTFEQTQGSSAQLTEEALDLGEGSTQSTIYVSDRATSINVLVKTDAILVGTGILTSPFRDMMTTVPVTDVEDNHIIYIQNKYRKLSSEAERFIGILNDQLNDVIGSADS
- a CDS encoding PLP-dependent transferase; translation: MTMTERHIETLLAQIGNRSDKAYGAINTPLYFSTAYKHPGLGESTGYDYTRTANPTRDVLQEAIAVLEYGEQGFATSSGMAAIQLVIEGLLSHGDTVVTLQDLYGGSYRYFHHMEEKGFCNFTYCLTEDEVYAEIEKGPKLVFIETPTNPMMVEFDIAEISKRAHVVGAVVVVDNTFYTPLIQRPLEEGADVVIHSATKYIGGHNDVLGGLVASKGQDINEKLAFQLNTTGATLDPFACWLIVRGLKTLAVRLQQHEKNAKALVEALENHPAIEKVYYSGRGGMVSFAVKDAGIIRDALNSLKIFTFAESLGGVESLITYPETQTHADIPTELRAQYGLTDKVLRISTGIENSDDLVADINQAFNVKKSDYL
- a CDS encoding VOC family protein; this translates as MEKQFFNDVTISTVTYRVKNLNKMKRYYNEVIGLEILKDEETEGIVELGFKGQDAPQLILDGKADYKLITGPKNGLFHTAWLLPSRAALGDVLYRMLLNQTQLSGASDHSYSEALYLQDPEDNGIEIYADRIADQWTHGPNGGVTGVTEPMDAEGVLASRSSDEPQAFFAEGTIIGHLHLSSAKVEDFFGFLTDEMVLEEQMGFTNNVHFTSYSDYHHHIAVNAWGAESMVPYAEDQTGIAAYTLTYHNQELYNNIVAKLKANGRVVAEEANHVTAKDANGVIVYVDFK
- a CDS encoding ZIP family metal transporter, translated to MFEWFASANPILQATLAGVFTWLMTTLGSALVFFFNEINRRVLDIMNGFAAGVMIAASFWSLLAPSIEYAEAGGWGRFAFVPALIGFIVGGLFLRLIDYITPHLHMGQIKMDAEGPKTKLPATTLLFLAVTIHNIPEGLSVGVAYGANEFNAASLASALGLTMGIGLQNFPEGAALSMPIRAEGASKWRAFRLGQASALVEIVGAALGAILVSQVTVILPYALAFAAGAMVFVCVEQLIPRSQSHGNSDIATVALLIGFGVMMTLDVALG